In Oryza sativa Japonica Group chromosome 2, ASM3414082v1, the following are encoded in one genomic region:
- the LOC112937821 gene encoding uncharacterized protein gives MTRGKQKIDAQRRNAEKNQKSKGSQLEARAVGLKVICPICKVQLANEKQLIDHYGSKHPKEKPPSPSE, from the exons aTGACGCGGGGGAAGCAGAAGATCGATGCGCAGCGGCGGAACGCGGAGAAGAACCAGAAGTCGAAGGGGTCCCAGCTCGAggcccgcgccgtcggcctcaaGGTCATCTGCCCCATCTGCAAG GTTCAACTGGCCAATGAGAAACAATTGATTGATCACTATGGATCAAAGCATCCCAAGGAAAAACCCCCTAGCCCATCAGAATAA